Within Desulfolithobacter dissulfuricans, the genomic segment AACCCATGGCAACGTTGACTCAGATTCGTCAGGGACTAGGTCAGGTTTGGGACAGTATGGTCGAGGGCTGGCGGGCCCTTACCCGGCGGGCATCCAGTGCCATAACCCGTTTTTCCCTGCCGGGCAGGACAGCCAGGGACAGTGATGGGATGGCCCTGGTGGAAACCAGCCGGCGGAGTGTCGGCTGGGGGGTCCTGGCGGCCGAGGTCTTTGACGATTCGGACCGGGTGGTTGTCCGGGTGGAAGCGCCCGGGATGAAACGGGATGATTTCGATATCGAGGTGGTGGATGATATCCTGTTGATCCGCGGAGAGAAGAAAATCGAGCGTGAATCCACCGTGGGGCAGTACCATCTGGTCGAATGTGCCTATGGCTCTTTTGAGCGGGCCATACCCCTGCCGGTTCCTGTGGAACCGGGCAAGGCCAGGGCTCGGTATCGGAAGGGAGTCCTGCGCATTGAACTGCCCAAACGCAAAGAGGCCCGGCCCAGGGTTCGTCAGATTCCCATCAAGTAACCCGTCCCTGTCAGGACCGGGCAGAAGATATCAGGGGCACTTTTTCTGCAAGTGCCCTTTTTTTGTCTTCTGGCCAGGCCGACGCGACGGGTGCGGCTCAGCCGAGGATCCGTTGGAGAGTCGCCTGGTCAAGATCCTCGTCAAATCTGATGTGGATGGAGTAGTCACTCTCCGGCAGATGGAAGGGTTGGACACCGATGACGGTGCCGGTGAGATGCATCAGCTCCGCAGAATCGCTGGTCGGAATGGAGAGGCGCATTGTCCGGCCAAGGAGCAGGCGGCCGTTTTCTTTTTTTGAAATCCGGACCAGGAAGGCAAGGCCGCCGCGGGAAATGTCGCTGAGACTGCCCCTGAACGCCCGGCCCAGCTTTCTTCCCCGGGCGTCGATCATCTGGACCTGTATCTTGCGCGAGAGCTCGAAGCGGCGGTAGGTACGGCGGTCCAGGTTTTTTTTCTTCAGCAGCGACTGAATGTCATTGAACCGGTTGTAGAAATCCTGCAGCTTGGATTCCAGGCCAGGGAACTCTTCGTGCCAGCGGGCAAAGCTCTTGCGCCGCAGCACCGAGAGGCTGACCGGCGAGAGAGCCGTCAGGGTAACGGTCCAGAGGGAGGCATTGAAAAAATTTTCTCCGGCCAGGTCACCGCTGCCAAGCGTCTTGATAAACAGCTCCCTGCCATTCCGGAGATAGGAAACCCTGATGCTGCCCTGATTGATGAAGAAGAGTTCGTCGTTGATATCCCCCTGAGAGACAATGGTCTCCTCGGGCTGGAAGCTTCGTTCCTCAAGTTCATGATAGATGGCGGTGAACTCTTCCGTGGTCAGTTCATCCATCAGGTCGGCCCATACCTCCAGATGATCCCTGCTGATGGCGCCGGCTTTTTCCTGTTCGATAATTTCCCCGGTTCGGATTATTTCCCGCAGCGCCAGAGGATCGATTTCGTAGATGCGGTCTCTGAGACGTTCGGCATTGGTAAAATCCTGATTGCGGGCACAGGCAAGGACGAGATCGACCAGTTTCTTTTTGGCCTTGTCCGTTTCTCCCCTGGCCGCCAGGGCAAAGATTTCCTGTTCACGGCGCTGTATCCCGTCTTCGGAAGCCAGGCTGTTGCCGGTAGATCCGGCACCCCGGCTGGTTTCATCCCCGGGTCGGTTCCTGGCCTGGATGCGGGCCAGGGCAATCTCCGCGGTTTCACAGACCTTGTCAGGGGTTGATCCTGGTGTTTTTCTCCGGGCAAGGATTCCCTTCAGGGCCGGGATCGCCTTTTTCGATCCGATTCTGCCCATGGCCCGGCATATCTTCCTCTCCAATTCACCCCGGTGGCTCTGGTTGGTAAAGGGATTATGCTCCAGGAGCTCGTAGAGCGGGGTCACGAAACGGTCGTCTCCGGTCTCGCCGATCAGAGTGATCACGGTGCCGAGCAGCTGCCGGGGACCATGTTGCAGGGCGTAGAGGAGGAAATCGTTGAGTCCCGGCCCGGCAATTTTTCCGGCCGCGACCAGGACCTCTTTCTTGACCCGCAGGTCCTTGTGCGCAAAGTAGGGAAGGATGGCGTCCATGCATGGTCCGTCGCCGATTTCGCCAAGCAGCCTGATGATGTTGCGCAGCAGATACCAGGGGGCGTCCCGGTTCAGTCGTTCCAGTAGTTCATCCCGGGCCGCCGGGCCGATTTCCAGGAGCAGGGCGAGCAGTAACCGGCGCTCCGAGCGATCCTTGCTCTGACCCAGGACATTGATGAGCCAGCCGGCCGCAGGCCGGCCCAGTACACTCAGAAGCCTGCCAGCCTTCCGGCGCTGCTCTTTCTGGTGCAGGTATTCCTCAACCAGCCACTCCAGTCGGGATGGGGTGGCAATGGTCTCCACAACCCGTTCCAGCGCCCCCTGGAGCTGTTCCCTGTCATCCGTGAGATCTGCAATGGTATCCCGAAGCTGCCGCAGGACATCATAGGCCTCGTCGTAGCGTCCGCTGTCCATGAGATGGGCTATGAATGGTCCCAGGTGAAGGATCAGGGCCCGGGCCGTGGCCCCATCCGTTGTTTCCAGGGCAAGAGATGCTGCCAGGGCGGGAAGCAGTTTTTCAATTCTTGACCAGTCCTGGTGGAGAGTGAGGAACTTGACTGCCCCGGCCAGGGCCTGGCTCGCGTGTTTACGGATCTGGCCGCTGGCGTCATGGAGGCCTGTTACCAGCTGACCAAGCAGCCTGTCAGCCTTCTGCTCCTGGTTCTGATTGAGCAGCACCGCCAGCTGGGCCGGCAGCGCCGAGGCACAGGCCGGCTTTGCCAGCACGTCCAGCTCGCCGTCAAGCAGACGGGCGAGCCATTCTCCAGTTTTTTTCGACCCAGCCTGCTCTCCAGAACCGGTGCCGGTCGCCGTGTCCTTGTCGACCACCCGTTCATCACCCTGCAGGGCAACGTAGCGTTTGCCATTGATGATGACGTGGGCCAGGGGCAGTTCCTGGAGGGACGCGCCGGAAGAAGGGGTGAGCTGTTGCGTGGAAATTCCCTGGGCCAAGTGGTTGAGCAGGGTTTCGCATTCACCACGGGTGATACCCGGGCGGAAGGTGATCGCATCGATCTGCAGCCGGTACAGCAGGGAGGCCATTCCTTGGATCTGGGGCCGCTGTTGATCCTTTTCCGGCAGGACCAGGTCGTTGACCAGCAGCTTCTGACCGGAGACGCCGATGGTTATCCCGTTTTTATGGTCTGGAAAAAGCTCGGCCAGACAGGTACAGAGGCTTTCCAGGCTTTTCTGGACCTGGGGATTGGCTGGCGGGTAGATGCCCACCGTACGCACCGCAGAGTACAACCGCAGGGGCAGCTGGATAAGAGGAGAAATCTGAGCCACGCCGCCTTGTGCCGAGGATGTATCCATCAGCGGGAACCTTTTTGAAAGAGCACCGTTTTGATGGTTCTGAAGATGACCAGCAGGTCGATGAAGATGGAGAGATTCTTTATGTAGTAGAGATCATACTCCAGCTTGCGCAGGGCATCTTCTTCCGAGGCGCCATAGGGATAGCAGACCTGGGCCCAGCCGGTGATACCGGGCTTGACCGAATGGCGCAGGGAGTAATAGGGGATGGACTCGGTGAGGCGTTCGACAAACATGGGCCGTTCCGGCCGGGGGCCGACAAAGCTCATCTCCCCCTTGAGAACATTCCACATCTGGGGGATTTCATCGATGCGCACCTTGCGGATAAAGCCACCCACCCTTGTCACCCGGCTGTCGTTTTGCCGGGCCCACACCGCTCCGTTCTTCTCCGCGTCCTGACGCATGGAACGGAACTTGATCACCTTGAAAACACGACCCTTTTCTCCCACTCGTTCCTGGAGGTAGAACACCGGCCCAGGAGATTCAAGTTTGATAAGGATGGCTATGGGGATGGTAACTGGCAGGGAAACCGTCAATCCGACAACTGAAAGAACGATGTCAAGTACCCGTTTGACCAGGTAACGTATCCGGCTTTTCTGGAATCCTTCGGAGAAGATGAGCCAAGCCGGATTGACATTTTCCACCAGGATCTTGCCGGTGATGGATTCATAGAAGGTGATTCCTTCCTCTATGACGATGCCCTGCAGTTTGCATTCCAGCAGTTGCTCGATGGGCATGGTACCCCGTCGGTCATCCAGGGCAACGATGATCCGCTTGGCCTCGTGGGCATAACACAGGGGCAGCAGATGGCTGGCCTGGGGCAGGACAGAAACCTGGTTGGGGTTGCAATGGGGCAGGGAGTTGCCGATAAACGAGGCGATTTTATAGCCTGAATCCGCCCGCCCTTCGATCTCCCTGGCGATCTCCGAGGCAATTTTGCCGGTGCCGATCATGATGATCGGCCGGGAGAAAAGCCTTTTTTTGAGAATCATGTAGTAGAGTAGCCGCCAGCCCAGCAGGATGCCGCAGATCACCCAGTAGCTGGTCCAGAACACGGCTGTGGAGATCACCATGGGGGGATAAGTGTAGTAGATTCCGGCCAGGATGACGCAGCCGACCCGAAGGCCTGGACCATGCGGATAAAGGTATCCAGAGGGGTCGTGACCCAGCTCAGGTCATAGAGGTCAAAGAAGTAGAGGGAAAGTTGAAAGATAATGGTAACAACCAGCGCCCGCAGGGCATCGAGAAAAAGCTGGTCGAGGAAGAGTTGCCACCCGGTGAAAGCAAGATAGACTACATTGATGGTCAGAAAGATGAGCAGCCCTTCTCCAAGGAAGAAGATAATGTTACGGACCGGGTAATATTTATTGAGAATATAGGGCATGGACCGTAGGCGGCAGTAGAGAGCACGAAAGTTTATGTAGCCACTGAGAAAGAAAGTCTACTAGGTATTGGATAGCATAGCTCTGGTCCAGATGTCAAGGAAATCACAGGGAATCCTCACGGGAGGGGCAGGGAGCGACAATCTGGTGGTGGAGCAGGAGCGTGACCAGTTGGCTGACCGGCAACCCGATGACATTGGAGCAGGAGCCGCGGATATGTCTGACCAGAAAACCGCCGATACCCTGGATGCCGTACCCTCCGGCCTTGTCGAGAGGTTCTCCGGTGGCCACGTAGGCCCGCAGTGCCGTTTCCGGGAAGCGGGCAAAGGTGACCTCGGTGCTGCAGGTCTGCAGTTCGGTGATTTTTTTTTCCCGGTGATGGAGGCAGAGGCCGGTGATCACCGTATGGGTCGTGTCCTGGAGGGCAGTGAGCATGGCCAGGGCCTCTTCACCATCGGCGGGTTTACCAAGGATTCGGTCCCGGACAGTGACCACTGTGTCGGCACTGATGATGTAGCTGTCCGGATGGATCCCGGCTACCTGGCAGGCCTTTTCCAGGGCCATGCGCCGGGCGAAGTGCACACTGTTCTCTCCGGGCTCCGGAGTTTCGTCGATGACTGCCGGCAGGACCTGGAAATCAAGACCGAGATTTTTGAGGAACTCCTGACGTCTGGGGGAACCCGAGGCCAGGATGAGGGGGGCGGTGCTGCAGAAGGGTCCGGCAGGTCGGGAAACATCGGGTGTCATGGCAGGGGTCCGTAGAAAACCTGCTCCAGGAAAAGTCCACGGGCCGGGGCAGTGGGACCGGCCAGGCTGCGGTTCCTTGCCTGGAGAACTGTTGAAAACTCGTCCGTGGTCATCTGGCCCCGGGCCACCAGCAGCAGGGTGCCGACCAGATTACGCACCATGTGGCGGAGAAAACCATCGCCCAGAAACCGAAAACTCCAGCTTTCCGGCTCTGGTCCGGGGTGCAGGAGCAGTGAAACAGGGTCCGCACGGCTCCCCGTCCGTTTGTACAGGCCGGATTGCGGGAACCCCTGGCCTCGAAGCTCGAGAAGTCGTGGGTGCCCCTGAGCAGCGCCAGGCAGCGCAGGACCTGATCCAGGGCAAAGCGACAGGGGACATGGGTTTCATACAGCCTCCTGGTGGGCTGTTGGACAGGTCCGGTATAGAGGTCATACCTGTACGCCTTGCCGGTGGCGCTGTAGCGGCTGTGGAACCTGGGATCGGCTTCCTGGACCTTCAGGATCTGGATGTCGGCCGGCAGCATGGCGTTGAGACCCCGCCACAGGCCGTGTACCGGAATGGAGGTGCGGGTATGGAAGTTGGCCACCATGCCGAGAGCGTGGACTCCGGCATCGGTCCGGCCGGCACCGTGGAGGGTGACCTCCTCTGAGGTCATGCGTTTCAGGCAGGCCTCCACGGTGGCCTGAACGGTGCGGGCCTCTGGCTGTCGCTGCCAGCCAGAGTAGCCGGTGCCGTCATAGGCAAGGCAGAGCCTGATGTTTCGCTCTTCTCCGCTCACGGAAAAAAGGGTGCGCCCTCAAGGCCGGTGTTTTCGGCAAGGCCCAGCATCAGGTTCATGTTCTGGACCGCCTGACCGGAAGCGCCCTTGACGATATTGTCTATGGCAGCCATGACTATGACCCGGCCGGTACGTTCGTCCAGGCTCACAGCCAGGTCGCAGCAGTTGCTGCCCCGGACATGCTGGGTGGCTGGCAGGGCCGGCTGCGGACAGACCCGGACAAAGTACTCGTCGCCATAGGTGGTTTCATAGAGTTCCTGCAGCGCCTGTGTTGTCATCGGCTTCTCCAGCCGGGCGTACATGGTGGAGAGGATGCCCCGGTTGACCGGCAGGAGATGGGGGGTGAAGGAGATGGTCACCTGGTTGCCGGACAGAGCGCTCAGCTCCTGTTCCATTTCCGGTATGTGCCGGTGGCTGCCTCCGACCTTGTAGGGTCGGAATCCATCGGCCACTTCACAGTACAGGGTGGCCACCGAGGCGGAACGTCCGGCTCCGGTGGTGCCGGATTTGGAGTCGATGATCAGGGTACCCGGGTCGATGAGATGGTTTCGCACAAGCGGTGCCAGGCCCAGGATCACCGAGGTCGGATAGCAGCCTGGGTTGGCCACCAGGTCGGCTTTACAGATCTGGTCCCGGTACAGTTCGGGCAGCCCGTAGACCGCCTGCCTGACCAACTCCGGGCTGGAATGGGCCTGGTACCACTGCTCGTACACCGCCACGTCGCGGATACGGAAATCAGCGCTGAGATCAACCACTTTCTTTCCTGCCGCCAGCAGGGGAGGGACAATATCCATGGCGGTTTTATGCGGCACCGCAGTGAAAAAGAAGTCCGCCCGGTCCTTCAGTTCGTCGGGTTGCAGGTTTTCACATACCACCTGGACCCGATCTCGCAGGCTGGGAAAGACTTCCGACAACGGTTTACCGGCATACTGTCTGGAGGTGGCAACGGTGATCTCCACCTCGGGATGGGTGGACAGTATGCGTGCCAACTCGACACCGGTGTATCCGGAAGCCCCGACTATTCCCACTCGTATCATGATCTGTTTTTCCCGTGGAGGTTGACAATAAAAAATCTGATTACCATCAATCTTCAGCATTGAAACCGGTGTCGACCTCACCCGTTTCACGGGACGCCATAAACCCGTCCCTGGGGGCTTGACTGTGGCCATCCAGGCCACAGACACCCGTGAAACGGGTGAGGCCGACACCTTCAGGTATCGGTGGCTGAATTTCAGTGGTAATCACAATAAAAAAAGGGAATAACGAAGCATCGTTATTCCCTTGAACACGCAAAGTGAAGATATCGGTTGCGATATCCTGACAATGGCTCCGCTGTGTTTAACGCTTGGAGAACTGGAAGCGGGCGCGGGCACCACGCTGGCCGTATTTCTTCCGCTCTTTGACGCGGGGATCACGGGTCAGCAGGCCGGCTTTTTTCAGCGGAATCCGCATCTCGGGATTCATCTCCTGCAGGGCCTTGGAAATGCCGTGGACCAAGGCGTCAACCTGAGCGGACTTGCCGCCTCCCCTGACCGTGGCCTTGACGTCATATTTTTCGAGCGTCTCGGTGATGGAGAAAGGCTTGTTGACTTTCGGCTCAAAGTAGATCTGCCCGAAATACTCTTCCAGCGACTGCTGGTTGACAGCAATGTTTCCGCTCCCGGGGGTTAACCAGACCCGGGCAATAGCGGATTTACGTTTGCCGGTTGCGTAATATGTGTCCTGCGCCATGATATATGTACTCCGTTAGAATCAGATGTCCAGGGTTTCCGGCTGCTGTGCCTGATGAGGATGGTCACTGCCAGCGTACACCTTGAGCTTCTTGAGCTGCTTGCGGCCAAGTTTGTTTTTCGGCAGCATGCCCTTGACCGCCATGCGGATCAGTTCCTCGGGTTTCTTGGCCAGAACTTCCTTGGCACTCTGTTCCTTGATGCCACCCATGTAGCCGGTATGACGGTAGTACTTCTTGTCATCCCACTTGTTGCCGGTCAGGTGCACCTTGTCCGCATTGATGACCACGATAAAATCGCCGTTGTCCTGAAAGTTGCAGAAGGTAGGTTTGTGCTTGCCACGCAGACGGCGGGCGATTTCCGAGGCTACGCGCCCCAGCACCTTGCCGTCAGCATCCACAACATACCACTTGCGCTCGATTTCATCTACAGGCGTGTAATAGGTTTTCATTGCTGCGCCTCAGCTTTGCAAAAAGAAAATAACAAAAAAAGGTTCGAACGGTGTCCGAACCTTGAAGTGTCAGTGGAGCGGGAAACGAGATTCGAACTCGCGACTTCAACCTTGGCAAGGTTGCACTCTACCACTGAGTTATTCCCGCTCAGTCGTTTTCCGTGACAGCCCAAGACTATAACAGGGTGCCTGGGAATTTGTCAATAAAAAAATAATCAGGGGAAAGAGAAATCAGCTTTGTTCTTCCAGGGAAGAACTGTTGCCAATCTCAGAGAGAGAGAATAGTATATCAGAAGAATCCAGGCAACAAAAACAAGCAATTTTCTGTAAAGGAGCGTGCTGACCATGACCATGCAGGTCGACCGCAGGGCCGATATCCATCGGCAAACCAGAGAAACCGATATCCAGCTCAGCCTGGTGCTTGATGGGAGCGGTTCCACCGCCATCGACACCGGGGTGGGGTTCATGGATCACATGCTGACTTTGTTTGCGGTTCACGGCATGTTCGATCTCGAAATTACCGCCCACGGAGATACCGTGGTGGACGATCATCATACGGTGGAAGACCTGGGGATTTGTCTGGGCCAGGCCCTGAAACAGGCCCTGGGTGATTTTTCCGGCATATGCCGGTACGGACACGCCTACGTGCCCATGGACGAGACCCTGGCCCGGGTCTGCATTGATGTCTCCAACCGGCCCTGTCTCCACTACGAGGTCCCGGTTCCGGATCAGAAAGTGGGACACTTTGATACGGCTCTTGCCAAGGAATTCTTTCGCGCCGTTTCCCTGCATGGAGGTCTGACACTCCATGCGGATCTGCTCCACGGGGAGAACAGCCATCATATTCTTGAGGCTGTCTTCAAGGCCTTTGGTCGCTCACTGTCGCTTGCTGTGAGCCTCCATCCATCGCTGCGCGGGCAGCTTTCCAGCAAGGGAACGCTGTAACGTCCCGGCCTCAGTCCATGGCTGACCTCCGGGACCGGCGTGGTGGCTGCCGGTCCTTGCCTCCGGGCAGGGGGCGACCTATCTTTTCCATATCAGATGTATGGAACCTGCCTTGAAAAAAGGCCATTAACCGACAGGAGTACAACTATGAAATCTGGTTTTTCACCGCTGGCCGTGGTCCTGGCCGCTCTGGTCCTGGTGCTCGGTGGCTGCGGGGCTCCGAAGAGCGTACCCACAGGGGGGGACACTCTGATCTCCAACTACCCGGTCCGCTGTATCACTGTGCTGCCGGTCCGGAAACCGCTGAACCCTGATGACGACATGTCTCCGGCGGCCACCGCAGAAATGGCCCGGGGGATTCCGGTACTTGACCGGCTGCTGCGGGAGCAACTCGCCGGACGCGGTGATGTGCGGTTTGTCTCCGGGCACCAGCTTGCCGGCCTGGGTGAAGGGCTGACTCCCGGGGAGCAGGCCCTGGTCCGTGAGGCAGGCAAGCGGTTTGGCTGTAATGCGGTGCTTGAAGTCTTCCTGGAGCGTTACCAGGAGCGGATCGGTGGAGAGTATGCGGTGGAACAGCCGGCATCGGTGGCTTTCAGTTACCGGTTGATCGGGGTTGATAGTGGGGCGGTGCTCTGCCGGGGAACCTTTGACGAGGTCCAGCAGTCGGTGGCAGAGAATATCTTTGCCTTCGGCAAGGCCAGAAAGCGTGGCTTCACCTGGGTGACGGCCGAGGAACTGCTGCGCGAGGGGCTGCGGGAAAAGCTCTCCGGCTGTTCCTACCTGGTTCCGGCCCGGTAGCAGGCAGAGACAGGCCATGAAAAGACCCCTCAGCCGCGCCATCAACCGGCGTATTGGCCGGACCATGCACCAGTGGGACATGCTTGCCCATGGAGACCGGGTTCTGGTCGCGGTTTCCGGCGGCATCGATTCTCTGGTGCTTTCCTGGCTGCTTCTGCACTGGCGGTCCAAAGCCCCCATTGACTTTACCCTCCACCCGGTGCATATCGATACAGAAAGTGTCGATGGCCAGCCTGGAAAGGCTGCCCGGGACGTGGCCGGGGAACTGGAGAAGATCGGCCTGCCCTGTCATGTGGTCCCCTCAGCCTGGCAGTCGCCCCTGCCGGAGGACACCACCTTGCTGGAAAACCAGCGCAAGGATATCTGTTTTCAGTGCTCCAGCAACCGCAGACGGCAACTCTTTGATACGGCCAGGGATCTGGGTTGTAACAAGCTGGCTCTGGGCCATCACCAGGATGATCTCATTGAAACCTTTTTCATCAACCTGACCAGTGCCGGCAATATCAGTACCATGAAGCCCAGGCAGGAGCTCTTCGAGGGCCGTTTGACTCTTATCCGGCCACTGGCCGGGATTGAAAAGGCCGAGATACGAAAAATCGGAGCGGCCGTGGGGGTCACTCCGGTTCCTTCCTCCTGTCCCCTGTCGGAACAGACCCGGCGCCGCGACGTCAGGGATGTTCTGGAGTCCCTCTATCAACTGATCCCCGGGTCCAGGGAACACATCTTTGCCGCCCTTGCCAATGTCCGCCACGAGTATCTGCTGGACCGTTAGGCTGCAGATCCTGTTCTTACCCTGGTAAATTCTTGAAACTTCACGCGATACTGCTGCTATCATGGATACCACTCTGGATTGCCTTGTCTGTTTTATGCGCCAGGCCCTGACAACCGCCAGGCTTTCCACCAGGGATTCGCTGCTCCAGCGGCGGGTGGTCAACGAGGCCGGCGCCCTCCTTTCCCGGATCGACTTCGGCCTGACGCCGCCGGAAAATGCCGTGGATCTCTACCAGATGATCGCCAGGCTTACCGGGGTCGAGGATCCCTTTGCTGATCTTAAGGCCCAGGGTAACGAGCTCGCTCTGGCCATGCGTGATACTGTCCGGGAGCAAATCCGCATGGCGCCGGATCCGCTCCTGGCCGCAGTTCGTTTTGCCATTGGCGGCAATATCATCGATTATGCGGCCCAGCACAGTTTCGACGTCGATGCCACCATGGCCGCCTGCCTGGTGAGCCCCTTTCTCCTGGATTCAACGCCCGCTCTTGTGGCGGCGCTTGACAGAAAACCCGAAGTGCTTTATCTGGCAGATAATGCAGGGGAAATCGTATTCGATGGCCTGCTGGTGGAAGAGCTTTTGCGCCGGGACTGCCGGGTGACGCTGGTGGTACGGGAAGGGGCCATCATTAACGACGCCACCATGGATGATGTCAGGGCCTGCGGGCTGGATGGTCTCTGCCCGGTGATAACCAGTGGGGCTGTCTGCCCGGGGACCCCTCTTGCGCGTTGCAGCAGTGAGTTCAGAGAGCTTTTTCATCGGGCTGACCTCATCATCAGCAAGGGGATGGGCAACTATGAAACCCTCTCCGATGTGGTCGCGCCCCTGTTTTTTCTTTTCACCGTCAAATGCCAGGTGGTGGCGGAAGATATCCGCAGGCGGATGTCGCTGGCGCCCGGCAGTGTGAAAGGGGAGGGCGAGATGGTGGTTATGGAGCAGAAGCAGAGCTGACACCCGTGCAGGCTCCCGCGGCCTGTGCAACGAAACATGAAAGCTGTTGTCCCCCTGGAGGGTGGGACGAGACTTTCATATAAAAACGAGGCAACATGAAAGAGCAGATTAAAGATATTCTCGATCCGAATCAGGTGGGCAGAACACTGGAGGTCGATGGATGGGTGCGGACCCGGCGTGATTCCGGGGCGCTGTGTTTTCTGGAAATAAATGACGGTTCCTGCCTGGCCAATCTCCAGGTTATTGCCGAATCGACCCTGCCTAATTTTGATACAGAGGTGAAAAAACTGGGCACCGGCTGCGCGGTCCGGATCCATGGGAAGCTGGTGGAATCTCCGGCCAAGGGCCAGGATGTGGAGCTGCGGGCCGGCGAAGTGACGGTTATCGGCTGGGCCGATCCGGGCAGCTATCCGCTCCAGAAAAAACGTCATTCTTTTGAGTTTCTCCGCTCAATAGCCCACCTGCGGCCGCGGACCAACGCCCTGGCCAGCGTGGCCCGGATCCGCAGCGAATTGAGCTTTGCCATTCACCGCTTTTTCCATGACCGGGGTTCTTCCTGGTTAACACCCCGATTATCACCACCTCGGACTGCGAGGGAGCCGGGGAGATGTTCACCGTCACTGCCCTGGAACCCGGAGAAATGACGGGTAGAGATCCCTGGAGGAATGATTTTTTCGGCCGCCATGCCGGGCTGACCGTGAGCGGCCAGCTCCAGGCCGAGATCTATGCCCTGGCCCTGGGGCGGGTCTACACCTTCGGTCCCACGTTCCGGGCCGAAAACTCCAATACCTCGCGGCACCTGGCCGAGTTCTGGATGCTGGAGCCGGAGATGGCGTTCTGCGATCTTGGCTGCAATATGGACCTGGCCGAGTCCCTTATCCAGAATCTGATTCAGGTGGTGCAGGATCGGTGCAGCGAGGACATTGCACTTTTTGACCGGTTTGTTGCAAAAGGATTATGTAAGCGCCTTGAAAACGTGGTTGCCCATCCCTTTGTCCGCATGACCTACACCGAGGCTGTTGATGCGCTGAAAAAATCCGGCCGGGAATTTGCTTTCCCCGTTTCCTGGGGCATGGACCTGCAGTCCGAGCATGAACGGTGGCTGTGTGAGGAGCTGGCCGGCCGGCCGGTGATCGTCACCGACTACCCAAAGGGGATCAAGCCGTTTTACATGCGGGTGGCCGATGATGGAAAAACCGTGGCGGCCATGGATATCCTGGTGCCCGGGATTGGCGAACTGGTGGGCGGCAGCCAGCGCGAGGAACGGCTCGATGTCCTGGAGGCACGAATGGAGGAAGCCGGACTGGACCTGGAGGAGTACAGCTGGTACCTGGACCTGCGCCGGTATGGCTCGGTACCCCATTCCGGCTTCGGTCTGGGATTTGAGCGTCTGGTCCAGTTTGTCACCGGTATGACCAATATCCGGGACGTGATTCCCTTCCCCAGGACGCCGGGTAGTGCTCCGTGCTGAGCGAGGGGAACAGATTTTTTCTTTTTTCTGATTACCATCAATCTTCAGCATTGAAACCGGTGTCGACCTCCCTTGTTTCACGGGACGCCATAAACCCGTCCCTGGGGGCTTGACTGTGGCCATCCAGGCCACAGACACCCGTGAAACAAGTGAGGCCGACACCTTCAGGCATCGGTGGCTGAATTTCAGTGGTAATCACATTCTTTTTTGAGGACAACGCAGCGTGGTCACGGGTAATACGGCAGGACTGAAAACCAGGCAGCTCCGAGCCCTTGAGCGACTTGGTCAGAAACGGGTCGATCCCGATGAGATAATCGGCCGGGATCTGGCCCGCAGTGTGGCGGCCCTGTCCACGGAACTGAACCGGCAGATCGGTCTGCTCATCCACCGCTCCGGCCAGGTGGAGTCGGTGAT encodes:
- a CDS encoding Hsp20/alpha crystallin family protein, which translates into the protein MATLTQIRQGLGQVWDSMVEGWRALTRRASSAITRFSLPGRTARDSDGMALVETSRRSVGWGVLAAEVFDDSDRVVVRVEAPGMKRDDFDIEVVDDILLIRGEKKIERESTVGQYHLVECAYGSFERAIPLPVPVEPGKARARYRKGVLRIELPKRKEARPRVRQIPIK
- a CDS encoding cyclic nucleotide-binding domain-containing protein, whose product is MDTSSAQGGVAQISPLIQLPLRLYSAVRTVGIYPPANPQVQKSLESLCTCLAELFPDHKNGITIGVSGQKLLVNDLVLPEKDQQRPQIQGMASLLYRLQIDAITFRPGITRGECETLLNHLAQGISTQQLTPSSGASLQELPLAHVIINGKRYVALQGDERVVDKDTATGTGSGEQAGSKKTGEWLARLLDGELDVLAKPACASALPAQLAVLLNQNQEQKADRLLGQLVTGLHDASGQIRKHASQALAGAVKFLTLHQDWSRIEKLLPALAASLALETTDGATARALILHLGPFIAHLMDSGRYDEAYDVLRQLRDTIADLTDDREQLQGALERVVETIATPSRLEWLVEEYLHQKEQRRKAGRLLSVLGRPAAGWLINVLGQSKDRSERRLLLALLLEIGPAARDELLERLNRDAPWYLLRNIIRLLGEIGDGPCMDAILPYFAHKDLRVKKEVLVAAGKIAGPGLNDFLLYALQHGPRQLLGTVITLIGETGDDRFVTPLYELLEHNPFTNQSHRGELERKICRAMGRIGSKKAIPALKGILARRKTPGSTPDKVCETAEIALARIQARNRPGDETSRGAGSTGNSLASEDGIQRREQEIFALAARGETDKAKKKLVDLVLACARNQDFTNAERLRDRIYEIDPLALREIIRTGEIIEQEKAGAISRDHLEVWADLMDELTTEEFTAIYHELEERSFQPEETIVSQGDINDELFFINQGSIRVSYLRNGRELFIKTLGSGDLAGENFFNASLWTVTLTALSPVSLSVLRRKSFARWHEEFPGLESKLQDFYNRFNDIQSLLKKKNLDRRTYRRFELSRKIQVQMIDARGRKLGRAFRGSLSDISRGGLAFLVRISKKENGRLLLGRTMRLSIPTSDSAELMHLTGTVIGVQPFHLPESDYSIHIRFDEDLDQATLQRILG
- a CDS encoding TIGR03013 family XrtA/PEP-CTERM system glycosyltransferase, encoding MVISTAVFWTSYWVICGILLGWRLLYYMILKKRLFSRPIIMIGTGKIASEIAREIEGRADSGYKIASFIGNSLPHCNPNQVSVLPQASHLLPLCYAHEAKRIIVALDDRRGTMPIEQLLECKLQGIVIEEGITFYESITGKILVENVNPAWLIFSEGFQKSRIRYLVKRVLDIVLSVVGLTVSLPVTIPIAILIKLESPGPVFYLQERVGEKGRVFKVIKFRSMRQDAEKNGAVWARQNDSRVTRVGGFIRKVRIDEIPQMWNVLKGEMSFVGPRPERPMFVERLTESIPYYSLRHSVKPGITGWAQVCYPYGASEEDALRKLEYDLYYIKNLSIFIDLLVIFRTIKTVLFQKGSR
- a CDS encoding Maf family protein → MTPDVSRPAGPFCSTAPLILASGSPRRQEFLKNLGLDFQVLPAVIDETPEPGENSVHFARRMALEKACQVAGIHPDSYIISADTVVTVRDRILGKPADGEEALAMLTALQDTTHTVITGLCLHHREKKITELQTCSTEVTFARFPETALRAYVATGEPLDKAGGYGIQGIGGFLVRHIRGSCSNVIGLPVSQLVTLLLHHQIVAPCPSREDSL
- a CDS encoding tRNA pseudouridine synthase A, whose protein sequence is MSGEERNIRLCLAYDGTGYSGWQRQPEARTVQATVEACLKRMTSEEVTLHGAGRTDAGVHALGMVANFHTRTSIPVHGLWRGLNAMLPADIQILKVQEADPRFHSRYSATGKAYRYDLYTGPVQQPTRRLYETHVPCRFALDQVLRCLALLRGTHDFSSFEARGSRNPACTNGRGAVRTLFHCSCTPDQSRKAGVFGFWAMVFSATWCVIWSAPCCWWPGAR